The nucleotide window TGAATGTGATTATGTACTTAAATTTAagatgaattttataaaatccTTAAATATGATTAAAGGAGTAAGAGTCAGAAATGGAAAGACAATAAATGAGGGGGTAAATGTCTTGTGGCATTTGTGATGATTCTATTCTCCCTCACCTTATACTTATCTGTATTTCGTCTATAAAATGCCACCTTGCACTTGTACTTGTGTGTGAAACCTTGATTTTCTCTCCTTTGCTTCTTCCAATTTTTCCCATGGATGGTAGGGTGGGAGTCCATGGCCTCCCTACTGGCTTTAAGGTTatggttgttgatgatgatcTACAAAGCCTAGAGGTCGTTGAGGGGAGGCTCTTGGAACGTGGTTATGTAGGTAAACTGTTGCATGAGAACCAAGTTCGTGGTGGTAGCATCAAGGGCTTATCAGTCAGATGTTTTGCATGCTTAtgttctttttggttttttccatcttcttttcaatcaattttgattttatcctctTAGTTCTTCTATTCAcctgaaattttctttttatataactCTGATGTTAGAAAGCTTCAGGTGCTTGTTTCcaattttgcttctttttcagGTTCTGCAGCAGTTTTGCTTTAGGTGAAGTCCCTCGTTATTCTATCCCTTTCAATCCCCTTTCAATTCTATCTCATGTTTTGATCCTTTTAAGGATTCAGTCTTTGTTTTATAAGATTTCGAATCATCGCTCTTGTCGTTTTCGGCAcgtcatttttttattctttgtggGGTGGTTTGTGTAAGGATTTAAATAGAATGTCTTTGAGATCTTTATCAGGCAACATGTgataatgtctttttttttaatctcatttaCTGCTTGAAATGTTTAATTTCCATTGTTTTTCTGCAACTACTTctgattattgttatttttttcctttctgagTTTTTTGGGATTTTTCCAGGCTTTGAGATCTTTATCAGGCAAGATGCgataatgtcttttttttttaatttcatatactgcttgaaatgtttaattttcattgtttttctgcTACTACTTctgattattgttattttttttcctttctggGTTTTTTGGGATTTTTCAGGCTTTGAGATCTTTATTAGGCAAGATGCgataatgtcttctttttttttttaatcttatataCTGCTTGAAATGTTTAATTTCCATTGTTTTTCTGCTACTACTTctgattatttcttttttattttttttcctttctggGTTTTTTGGGATTTTTCCAGGCTTTCTGTGGTTGACCTCGAGTTTCTTCAATGCTTATTCAAGTAATAAATGTGGAGTGATAAGAGTTTGCTGTCTTTTCCTATATAGTCAGATTAGTGTCTACCAATTGATGGTCAAATATGCAACAGATGACATGCTTTCTAAATGCACTATGAACTGTTGACAAGTGTTACTTGAACATGAGGGTTTCCCTTAGACCTGATAGAAGAGCATAAATAAGTTTGACATCAATTTGACTTGTTATTCTTGTTATTAACTACTTTGTCATTTTTATTCATTGCCGAACTTTTTAATTGCAGTCACTTCATGCAAGAGCTCGACTGAAGCTCTTTCTACTTTACAAGGGAACAATGTTGTGCCTGATCTTGTCCTGGCTGAAGTTCACCTGTCTGGTGTGAGTGGCTTAGAGCTGATCTCACGGATGAAGTTTGATTTTGAACTTCCAGTAATTTGTATGTGTAGCATTGAAAAATGTTCATACCAATTTATAGCTGTCTcttcttaaaataataataataataataatgatgataatgaaatatttttcttgACACTCTTGTTAATTTCACCATGTAGCAATGTGCTTTGATGGTAACCCAGTGATCATGTCTCAAGCTCTTAGCCAAGGAGCTTCTTTTCATTTGACAAAGCCATTGACTGATGCGGGCCTTGAGACCATATGGCAACATGTGTGGAAGAAGAAAGCCAAGGTGATGAATGTCAGAGCAAATATCAATCGTCTTCCAGCTAAGAGAAAGAACAACAACAGTGATAATAATGTTGGTACCAATCTGGAAAAGCAAACTGGGCAAAAAAAGAATCGCATACTTTGGGATTCTGATCTCCATCAGAGGTTCCTTGTTGCTGTCACATTACTTGGAGATAGTAAGGCCGCGTGAGATAAGATTTAAGTGCTTTGTCTTGGTGAAGTTGAACTTACATGTTTAATCTCTTCTCCCTATTTCTGTTATTTTCTGCACAGATTGTGTTCCTCGAAGAATACTTGATCTGATGAATGTTGATGGCCTGACTGTAAAGCATGTCGGGAGTCACCTCCAGGTGTGTTATCATTTTCTTGTGTTTCACTTGCATTCTCTAAATGTGAATGCATTAATTTATCTCCATCTTGAGTTGCATTTTATACAAGCACTGAATATTCCCCCTTAAACTAGGCTTATCCTTGCACGATGCATAGATAAATTCATGTTGGAGAAAACTGATATCTATATGAAAGAGAGCTTATATCTGAAGGCCTCCAATTAGTTTTAGAGTCCCAAATtcgtgatatatatataaaaaaaaaaaaaaaccttcatgAAGCCACTAGTTTTGAATTTTACACATTCCAAATGCTATAGATTAACTGCTTAATTTTATACGCAGAAACATAGAAAACGTGTTCAGCGAGCAGCACTTGTGGATGACATCTCTGAGCTGCCAACAGAAGTAACAGGACGCATACCTACAACTTTATTTATGCGAAGGACTGCTTCCCCCGGCCAATCATTCTACAGGCCACAGAATCTTGATATAATCCCGAATGTTGCTGCTGTGACAGAGAATGATGGTTCTTCTTTGGAGTCATTGCCTTTGATTGAGGCTGCTCAAAGGAACCTTGTGCAGAAAATGCTGTATGACCAACTCAAGCAAGCACATGATTTTGGAATTGGAAGACGCAAAAATAACCATTGCCATCCACCTTCAAATTCTGGCGTTGTTCCTCTTCAATCAGATGTTCGAAACGATGCAACACACCAACAAAATGTTTTCCCAATCAATCAGGTGTACCAACAAAATGTCTGCTTCTCGAATAATGGTAACAACGCCGAGCTGAACTGGGAACCAAGCCCCAATCCTTCACTGCAAAACAACTATAATAGCACTTTACTGCAAAACCAAGACTACAGTGACAACAATTTGTTCCTCAACCACACAGCTGAAATGCAGAATGTCTATGGATCGGCAATCGGATTTGGCTCATATCAAGTTCCACCTAACATACCAAAAGAACCCTTCCCACTGCAAGCGCAAGAATTGAACATTACAGAAGATGCTGGCATGCTGCAAACCTTACTCAACTTACCAGAATTTgctcaaaacaatatttttgcaGGTGAGAGCTCCCGGAGAGTGAATTGTCCTGTAGTTGAGTCTCCAAATCCTGATGCTATTTACCAGAATGAAGAGGTAGACTTTGCTCTCAATAATCACTCAAACATTGAAGGTGCACTGGGAGTGCACAGTTTGAGGGAAGATTATGTCTCTGATCTTCCTGCCAATGTGAATCCCGTTCAACAGCAAACTGCAGAGAACATCAATAAGATTATCGGAGCGAGCTCATCAGCAGAGAAAGCAATTGATGATTGTGTTTCAGGTTTTGATCCGAGCATCAGTGAGGACCTGTTCCAGCTGCTGAATGATCTCTAGCTTCAAAGTCATTAACAATGTTATAGAATAAATAGCTAGCTTATGTGTAGTTAGCAATTATGCATAAACTAGTGCATCTCCAATGGAGATGATAGAAGCATTTCCCTGTTCATGTTTGCAGGTGTGACATTGTGAAAATTTATTGCTATGATTTTAATTCTACCTTGCTGATTCTACCTTGCTGAAAAtttattgctattattatttttttgaaaaaaatgtggataaaccagcACTTTTATCGAAATAAGAAAGGATACGATGAGACGATCCCTCTCACCGGGAGGTGAGGAACAAAAACTAAGTACAACATAACAACAACGTACTGAAAAACGAGGAAAAGCTCAAAAGATAAAAAGTCGGATGCATTTGAAAAACACCGTCCCTGGATCATCGAGCTCGTCCCAATCGGATAGGTGTAGGGACTACTCCTGTGTTACATCTGGATCTTGATCGCCAGAATGAGTGGAGACTCTGGCACTAAGGAAATTGAGAGAGCGCTTGATTCGTAGGGATGCCTCGGAAAGAGATTGCGTTACTACGGTAAGCtaaagaaaaaccaagagaACAGACGATGTTAgcgatttaaaaaaataatagtgtaGAAAGCGGTAAAAGTATTAAGTTGAAAAAAATACGGGTATTTCGCTCAATCCAGGATATTCCATAAGATCGCTCGGAGATGAAATCCCGGATGCATCGAGTTGAAGATTAATGGATGGTAACCGGTAGTCCAGAGCGAGGGATAGATTGTGGAGGGAAGATTGGGTCAAagagttgaagaaaaaaatgcccGGATTCGGGTTTGAGAAGgtgcaattaagaaaaaaagatgatCAAGGTCCCTCCGAGGCATTGTGGCATAAAAACACAAGTATCGGAGGTGTTTTGAAAGTTGCACCTTCTTTTGAAAAAGATTTGTAAGAGTGAGAATTTTTATCCTCTCCAAAGAAACCagagaaaaaaagttattttgcTAGGACTACGAGTTTTCCAGAAATGCGAGTAGAGTGGACTACGCAATCCACCGTCAATAAGGAATTTGTAAAAGGATTTGACAGTGAACTTcccatttttttccaaaacccAGTTAGGAGAATCGTCCTGGTTTAAttttattgctattattttaATTCTACATTGTGAAAATTTATTGCTATGATTTTAATACCTCTTTCCCGCAAGTTACGGATTTTTGTTCAACTccaaagtttattttattttattttattttaattgggaCAAATGCCACAACCATTGTTAAACTTGTGTGCGAgtcatgcacaagccgggatttGAATGCCCAGTCCTTGTATTCATGCAGGGTGTGGGTCAGCTAACCCGGCGGAACGGGATCCAGCTGATTAAAGCTTGAGCTTTTCTCAACCTGTGACCTAGTGAGTTAACCCGCCAGGTTACTAGGTCTCTGTCCATAGAGTTGGGTCTCCGGTGGGTcgactttattattattattatatatatatatttttaatttactaaCAATCACGGGCTTTGGCAAGAATGGAACACCATGGGCCATGATCTCTTGCTCATGTAGAGAAGCTCTAACCAATTGAGCTACGCATGCTTGTGGTCACATTGTTActaaacattataaaaacaatttatcaTTTAACATCACAatccttttataaatattattcacttccattattaatattattcaaaataagtagaatttataccaaattatttacatagaaaaatattattatacaaatcaaaataatttcaatggtGTGCAATGGTGTAAATGTTAAtttaaaaccgtaatcctttctacaatattttttttttttaaaatcatgtgtatctttaaatatattattaacttaaaatcataatattctctaatatattgagtaataaataaataatttaatttttttaaattaataaattttttttttcactccatCATAATTTACAAGacaaaaatcttttaattataattttttataaatcttcaagctaacaatatattttaattaaaaaaaaagttaaattaggATAAAAATATTCATGGTAACATAATGTTAAACATTGGTAACaaactattattaattttttttttaaaatttattatttatatatttaattttttattataaaaaaaaattgtacataaTAAGATCTCTTCAATTTCTACCTCCTCATGGTCCATTTCaatcaaatatatgattttccaagagatttaaatttaatcccacattaactaattttaatttttgaaaaaaagtatcaaagatttaaaacattcaataatatatatttaataaaaataaattaataacaacaatGGTGGCTAATCTTGAACTCAAGACCCATCACCCTTATTACTCTAGCCAATATATCAATAAGTTTTGATTTGGTAAAATTACTTtactagaaaaatataaataataaataaatcttatacTATTCTGATTTAGTTTCACATGattgggtatttttttttaaaaaaaatatatttttttacattttaacccctcatctttttaaaaattatttaaaatagattaaaaaaaattattaaaagtgaaaacattatttgaaattagaattattattattaacataagATTTACTAaaagagaaattattttaaattatttattaatattttgattattattacaGTGACAATTAAtgaagttttaattatttaaaattatttttattcttattagtAAAATACTATTATTATAATGTGACTATTTGGCACCACATGAAACCCCCTCTGGTCAAGTTTCGTCAAGTTCAGCAAAATCAGTAACTGGGGTCCTGGTGGCTCACCTATAGCCATCCAGAAGTGACATGTCTTGAACGATGGGAGAGTTGCATGCGGCCTCCAAAACACCCAACCGAGTGGGATACCGGCGTACCAAACGGCGGAGCACTAATTAGTGCGCCCGGAtgtgattttattaataaaataatttaaaataattcccattataataatattttactaatcataaaactaattttaaataattaatacttcatTAATTGCCACttcaataataatcaaaatattaataaaaaatttaaaataaatgaatttaatgttaataataataattttaatttcaaataatattttttattttaataataatttttttaaaaaaattgggttaaaaaaccataaataagttatttaaataattataaaaatgatgagggattaaatgtaaaaaacagaattttttaaaaaaaatatccagtCAGTAATCCAGTCAGCACATGGGAACTGACTGGGCATTAATGTGATTTTAGGccattttgataaataaaatagccTCAGAGtcatttaaacaatattataaaaataaagtgttAGTTTgggcaaaaattaaaaaaaaatatttaaatagtggataaaaactaaaaaaaaaattcaagaatgcCAAACTGTTAATTAAAGCATATCAAAGAAACCATCATAATTACTTTATTATATGTCAACAGCAAGACGACAAATTAAGAGATCTCGACAATATTTTGCCGTTGTCCCACAAAGTAGGATGCTGTTTCGAtctatttcaataaaatataataatatatgctctAATTCAAAACAGTATAGTCACAAAAGTACTTAGTTAATTTATCTTCAATGCCATTTATGAGacaacatatattttcttttttataaatttaatccatcttcttatctatatatatattgagataatactaataaaatgaataatatattttaaaaaaaatctaaaaattaatatatagaccattcttcctttatttttcatattaaaacatgtataaaattGAGATTATGATCAAACCAATTTATAAACACTTAGTtttgctttgtatttttttactctGTTTCTGTTTCATTTCttcttaataaatttatggtttatttatttttatataaaaaaaacttataaacaCTTGCATAACAtactcataaaaaaaacattttaaacaaatattttgcaaatatatagatatatttaaaaaaccatTGACCGAAAATTTGGATGGGTTTGAAAGGAGGAATCTGGAGAAAGGAATAGAGAACAAAAACATGGCACTGAAAACGAGTCAATCAAGGGGTGACAGTGCAGCAATCTCATTAGATGCAAGTAAAACAGCAACACAGTGATGTCACAAAGCCAACCAAACTTTTTAGATTTCTCTCACttctttttatctatttataaagGACTCAGAGAGAACCACACCAATATACACCCATGtctatctctttctttctcttcctgTTTCTCTTTGGCTTTTCCATCTTTGCAGTTTCAATGGATGGTCTTCCTTCAAAGTTCTCAGTGTGTTGCTCTTGTCCACCATCAGCATCTGATCAGGAAGCTTCCCAGGTTTACAACTATCTCCAGGTTCCCAAAACTCCTCAGACTGATCATGTGATGATCAATGATGTGCAACGTGAACTTCGCCTGCAGACTACTGAGCGTCTCAATGAGCATCAGAGAAAGCATCTCCAGAGCTTTTGGCAGAACCAAATGAGGGAAATCGATAGCCTTCCAGGTCTATAAATCTTTATATCTTCGGTtaatattctcattttttttcaagcTTACCATCTTgagttcatcttcatctttggtCTTGTTTAATTCTCTGCAGTTAGTAAACAGAATCAGCTCCCTTTGACAAAGATTAAGAAAGTGATGAAGCTGGATAAATCTGTGAAGGtttgcaattttttatttttattttttttatttagggaGGGATTAAAGTTAATaagaaatgtttaattttgttggATAATTTGGAATTGTAGATGGTGAGTGCAAGTGCACCAGTTGTCCTGGGAAAAGCATGTGAGTTTTTGATCATGGACATGACAGTCAGGTCATGGCTGCGCAAGGAGAGCACAAGGAACGTTCTACTGAAGGCAGATCTTGCCGGTGCTATATTGGAcactgattattttgatttcctTGCCGACCTTGTCACCGATGATAACACCCAGGAGGTAATTATCagtacttttcttcttcttcttcttattattattagagaatAGAATATTGATCTCAGattaattctttgtttattttattaataaattatgatatttttcaTGTTCAGGAAAGTGATGAGTAGGAAGGAATCTAAAAGGATGAAGCTGGTTGGTTTTCTCATGTTGGTCAATGGTTTCTGTTGTGTCTGCTTTGGGGACTGCACACCCCAAAGCTgttgtgtgtttttgtttttatttgtgtttgtgttgtgtttCTTGAATAATGAGTAGCTGATGATCCAGTTTCATCAATATTAAGTTGCTTGCCAATTATCTTGAATGTTTCAGGGAAATGATTCAACTTaaaatcatcaccaacaaatcAGACTCATAAATAACACTATGAGAACTTAACCAGAAGTGGAGTGTATAATTTGATCCAcaactttttcttatttctccCAAAAAGCTCTAGCACAgttttgcaaaaagaaaagCACTTATAATAATAGATGTATAACAAcgaattaaatattatttgttttaataaatcagaCACGAAATAACAAATCAAATGTTTCAgttaaatatatttgatattttaagaaaatccaTAATTTCAGTTATAAAAGTGACAAGCACCAAATCAAAAGACATGTAGAAGGTGCGGAAATGCACTAGGTATGGTAGCTTGAATGACctcatagaaataaaccctccTGCTATGGAACTCTGGAGGGAAGGACGACATGTATTTCTTACACATAATCGAACTTTCATAGGGGACCAAATGCAATACGAGGTGAAAGATTCCATCTCGAGACCTCTCAGCCACACTGTATAGTAGTTACCACTGAGCTAGCCCACAGTCCCTCATAATTTTAGTTTGTCCTCGTTGCTTTTgcctgttttatttatttatttggtttggttATTATAAGTTTATAATTCAAGATATTATGAGgatataataatgatatatatgcGAGTTTTTTACTTGATATTATAAATGGCTATTAGTTGAAACAAAAGAGGAGTTCAGCCCAAGTTGTAATCTCTTTGCTAGTTGGTcctcattcaaaactaaaaatatatttgattgttCTCTAATTATACTTTATCTTCTCTTGATACATTAAACCACATACACAGACATATAACACAAACTAAACCAGCCATGCATCTCAGCATTTCTTTAgcgcaaaaaatgaaaaatacataaatcccatgataaaataatcaatatagaACGAAGAGAgatattaaaacaaacaaagtgATGTGGGCAATGAAAAAGAGATACATAAGATGTGGGCAATTCAAGCAATAATTCCCATGAACATACCGTGTGAGAGATGCTGGTAAAATTTAAAGATATCCATTATAAacaccaaacaaaaatttaaatatatttttaatttgttacaAAAATGGGGCTATACATTACTgctctatataaaatatatcatgaaTGATGTGATTATTTCCTAATGCCACCAGTGGAATCAAAGCCAGAGGTACAGTGAGGTGCAATTAGACATTCTTATTAGTTTGCATCAAATCaaagatctatatatatatatcttatagaGGCATGCATGAAATGCAGAGACCGATCGATCGAGTTGCATCTTTCCAAGAAGCTTAATGAATGGTAATAAAGATGAGCAAGCGCTGAGACAGGTCGTATAAACGTTCTCTCCTTCGGCATC belongs to Dioscorea cayenensis subsp. rotundata cultivar TDr96_F1 chromosome 17, TDr96_F1_v2_PseudoChromosome.rev07_lg8_w22 25.fasta, whole genome shotgun sequence and includes:
- the LOC120280596 gene encoding uncharacterized protein LOC120280596 isoform X1, coding for MKFDFELPVISMCFDGNPVIMSQALSQGASFHLTKPLTDAGLETIWQHVWKKKAKVMNVRANINRLPAKRKNNNSDNNVGTNLEKQTGQKKNRILWDSDLHQRFLVAVTLLGDNCVPRRILDLMNVDGLTVKHVGSHLQKHRKRVQRAALVDDISELPTEVTGRIPTTLFMRRTASPGQSFYRPQNLDIIPNVAAVTENDGSSLESLPLIEAAQRNLVQKMLYDQLKQAHDFGIGRRKNNHCHPPSNSGVVPLQSDVRNDATHQQNVFPINQVYQQNVCFSNNGNNAELNWEPSPNPSLQNNYNSTLLQNQDYSDNNLFLNHTAEMQNVYGSAIGFGSYQVPPNIPKEPFPLQAQELNITEDAGMLQTLLNLPEFAQNNIFAGESSRRVNCPVVESPNPDAIYQNEEVDFALNNHSNIEGALGVHSLREDYVSDLPANVNPVQQQTAENINKIIGASSSAEKAIDDCVSGFDPSISEDLFQLLNDL
- the LOC120280596 gene encoding uncharacterized protein LOC120280596 isoform X2 → MCFDGNPVIMSQALSQGASFHLTKPLTDAGLETIWQHVWKKKAKVMNVRANINRLPAKRKNNNSDNNVGTNLEKQTGQKKNRILWDSDLHQRFLVAVTLLGDNCVPRRILDLMNVDGLTVKHVGSHLQKHRKRVQRAALVDDISELPTEVTGRIPTTLFMRRTASPGQSFYRPQNLDIIPNVAAVTENDGSSLESLPLIEAAQRNLVQKMLYDQLKQAHDFGIGRRKNNHCHPPSNSGVVPLQSDVRNDATHQQNVFPINQVYQQNVCFSNNGNNAELNWEPSPNPSLQNNYNSTLLQNQDYSDNNLFLNHTAEMQNVYGSAIGFGSYQVPPNIPKEPFPLQAQELNITEDAGMLQTLLNLPEFAQNNIFAGESSRRVNCPVVESPNPDAIYQNEEVDFALNNHSNIEGALGVHSLREDYVSDLPANVNPVQQQTAENINKIIGASSSAEKAIDDCVSGFDPSISEDLFQLLNDL
- the LOC120280467 gene encoding nuclear transcription factor Y subunit C-4-like, giving the protein MALKTSQSRGDSAAISLDAISMDGLPSKFSVCCSCPPSASDQEASQVYNYLQVPKTPQTDHVMINDVQRELRLQTTERLNEHQRKHLQSFWQNQMREIDSLPVSKQNQLPLTKIKKVMKLDKSVKMVSASAPVVLGKACEFLIMDMTVRSWLRKESTRNVLLKADLAGAILDTDYFDFLADLVTDDNTQEESDE